A stretch of DNA from Glycine max cultivar Williams 82 chromosome 18, Glycine_max_v4.0, whole genome shotgun sequence:
tttattatgaaattggtgaGAATTATTACGTCTTGACtcaagtgtgtgattcatgtgtaatgtgattgatgattgaaatatgaattttaaatgataaagtggtgaagtaaTGTAGATTAAattaagttgagttatgttataaataaatttataatgtatttttcttgtgtttttgtttatccttattttattttaaaatgtgataactcacttccggtgtgtgtttgtgtttgggcttaTTGTCATTTTGTTTCAAGTGAGCAAACATATAATGAGTTTCATGTTggagatggagagacttagAGTGTGACAGGGAAATGCTTTGATAAATGTTGCATCGGAGCATAGAGTTTTATTTCATATGTTATAATTCCATGAATGATAtagttgttttatgttttgtgcttTCGTGTGACTTCTTTTCATTCAGAATGGGCGGCTTTGTTTTGAGccgaaatatttttatcatttatttaaataagttttattatgatttcaCTAAATGGATGTGAactttttacccttttgaattgtttttttatttaaatgtgttttaaaactcTTAATTAATTCTgcattgtttttccttttattattaatatatatttgtgtgGGGGAGATGGTGTCACATTTATGAGAGAAACTCAATTCATTAGGAGAAACTCAATTCTTTAATGCTGCTATGGAGTCAAGTTGATTTGCAAATGATTTTTTGGAATTTGTATACAGGAGATTTGCTTGAAAGACATTCTTTAATATACTCTTTCACTCCACAAATCCATGTAGGTTCAACTATAATCATATATGAGATGGGACTCGTTAAATAAATGTAGGATCTGCATGAACGTTATCCTGTAGTAGGGAgtgttttaaaaatcattttaaatttgtttttaaaattcgGACCATTTTATGCTTTGGATTGATTTTAAACAAGATTGAAATTGCTCCAGATGATTAActtaatcttttaatatttgttgatatGCTTGGTGTTGCTACTTAATCGAACTGATTTGGAAATGAGATTTTTTGGAAATgactaaagattttttttatgattaagatTGCTATCAAATCAAGTTGTGttgaaattgattaaaaatggaGATTTGTTTTAATGTTTACTGGTTCTATTCTGTAAATCATTTGGATCTTATTTTTGCAGCCTACAGTCTGGATGAAATAAATGGCAAAATGAGGTCTTTCTGCGAATTGGCAAAGTACAGTGCAAGTGATGGAGCTACTGTGCTTGATGTGAGTACTAGTACTTTGAATTTTCCATGACATTCAATCTTTGCTAATTctttgtttctatgtaatttaAATCCTTCTGATATGGGTGTTTATAAGTTTTGTTTATGAAATGTCTCACAGAATATTGATTTTTCTTCTGTGTCTCTCAATTTGAGCATTTGACATGAATAGGAtgtcaaaatttatattgtgtTACTCGGGGTCTCATTTTGAGCCAATAGTGTGTTATTTGGGGTCTCATTTAGAGAATATTTgtgtctttttttctctcttaatttgTCCTTTTTCTTTGGGATCTCTTTATGGAATCTCATAAGGTTCTATTATTTTGCTACATGAAAATGCTGTTGGTGTTAAAATGCGGTAACAGGCTAAATTTATGTCCATTTAAGATTGGGCAGCATATAGTTGGTCTTGCTCCTAATGATTTCTCATCTTCAGTGCCTgtattttttcttagttttctaTTGGATTCTACCTCTTGTTGATATGATATGTTACAATTTCTTCTTCAGCTTCTATTTTTGTAGGACCTAACATTGGTAGGATGACACCTTTATATGTTATGAAATTTCAAGGTTTGCTATATTCGACATCAACGTCAGGTTGATCCCTGAGCTATATTATGTACACCACTAGTCTTGTATTGGGTTCTTCTGCtcctttaaataaattattagtcCTCTTGTCTTCCTGTGATCGTTTTCTCTCCTTAGAGTATTATTGTTATATGAAGGTATGGATGAATTGGTCATTTGGATGGCTTATTATTTGTGGTTCGGGTGGAAAATGGCCCTATTTGTGGATAAGTGTGatgttctttttaattttgttcttctACTGTGGTTCTATAAAGACACCACAATGCTGAGGTTCCACCTAGGAAATGTCAATTGTATAACTAGGAACTATCCATTTGTAACAATTATGAatcgttatttttttttatctgtaggAAAATTAACCAGTTGAAAATTGCAAGTGTGAAATATGTGTGACTGTTATTGCGAGTTTTTGTGTGGGGAGGTAGGGAAGGCAATTTCAGGCTCCATTCAAGAGAATGTCAATGGAGGCTCCAGAAAGACTTGAAAAGAAGAGTGGATCAAACGAAAACTAGTTGAGTAAAAGTGGTAGAGAAAGACCTAAGAAAacatttggaaagaaaaaaaggactCCCTCTTGATGGCTTGCTAAATTGTTCAGTTGTTTTTAGAGCTCTTTGGATTTGGTTGATCTATGTAGAAAACTCCATTTAATGTGGTTGTTGCTGTTGAGAACATTTAGCTCTAGTCTTCCCAGAAAAAGCCCTCCCTTCTGTCATCACACATACATGATACACCAAAGCACAATGCTGGGTACAAAATATTCATATAATTCTCTTGAATGTTATAGTTTTTAGGTGCTTTTTTTAAGTACATTTTATCAAGGTTATCAAATTGAGATTCAAATCATGAATTGCCAAGCTAATTTTTGGATAATTTATATCGAATCGTATGATTCAGAGACAATGAAGTGAAAAGTTACTTCAAATATATCATGTAAATGATAGTGttgaatgtaataattttaaactagaaatagataaaaataactttttttaaggaaaatatataaaacaacttaAGCATAAgtcttttaaaacaaatttattacttttttttaaagaacaaaTTTATTAGTTACATAAGTCTTCTAACAAATACTAAAACAATTAACATTaggcaataaaaaaaagtcgctGAAGTCTTTATTTTAGAACAATGGAAacgaataataaataataataataatacaaatcgTTGAGTCATGTGAATCACATCAAGGATAAGAAATAACACAGATTCATTTATGTATCATAAGTTACAAAATCATAACATTCATCTTATGATATGAATCGATAGGCAAATCATATTAAATCGTAGGATTCAAATAATGGATCGTAAGATTTAATAACTATGCATTTCATTGATCTGTGTGTTGTGTAGCTAATTATCTTTTCATGATACCTTTaactctttgctttcaatgaAGGTATTGGTTCTCATATCAACTTGTGGGAGGAGTACTGGATAGGAGATTCTTATTTTAGATTGACCTTCCCTTTATCATCTATTTGCCTTGCCTAACCCTCCTGTCcacattttaattatgtttgagATTCAATTGTTTCTTGTATTTCcaaactttttcttttgttgttgtgtgtgtgtgtgtgtgaaaagtGATAGGGAATGCTCTAAATTGAAGATTTTTTGGTTATACTTAACTCTGTTTTGTTTTGTGCTAAATTCCTAATTagctttttttattgttttatggtTGATTACATACTGATTTTTGTATCTAATATCACAGTGCCTACAAAAGCGTAGAGCTTTTATCTGGATGTGAGAAGGTTAATTGAAGAACAAATTCAGGTGTTAGGCTATGTGCAAACTTTGTGTTCTATGACTTTTGTTTTGACATCTGTTTTGGTTATTAATCTATTTTCTACCTTTATAGTTTGTTCTTCCTGCTTCATTTTAGAGTTATACTGAACCATACTCAGACAAGCTCCTTCCAGATTTGCTTCCTAAGGAGCAAGATGTTTTTACACTTGATTTAGATCTCAATGAGACATTGGTTCACTATATCTGAACACTAAGGCTTCAACTATAAGTTATGCCATGCCATGtacatttttttagagaaaaggTGAAAGATCTTAATAAACAATGATATTTATAATGTCATATTTTTTCAGTAataactttttctgtacacttTATTTCACTCAAGTTCTTAACTGTTTAGCTTGTGCTTATGTGTTAGAGATTTATGTGGACAATGCTgagtattttttagttttatttgatatgtAAAGCGAGATACAAGCTGGTAGACATTTAAGAGACCTGTTGTCGATGCTTTCTTCGAACATCTAGCTCAGTTTTATGAAATTGTTGTGTATACTAATGAACAAGATATGGTAACCTAATCTTGCCTTCTCCATTTACTGAATGGCTACATATTATTCCCCGTTTTAGATAGGTAGTATACCAAGCATTGAATAAGATATATGCTATTAAGGCCTGCTACCAAGTACCAGGATGGGAAACATTTCAGAGTAGGTTTGAGTTGATGTTCCTGTTATCTCCCAAATTATCAGTCTTATAGTCCATGGTGTTGTGTGGCTTCATTAAAATTAGTATTATGAAGTCGTGTCATTGAGCTAAGACCTTGAATTTTTTGTGCATGAACTTGATTTTCTGGGGGAAATGATAAAGTAAATAGTAAACAGTAAATAATAAAAGACAATGGTTTCTAATGCATTAATGAGTCTTAATTTTACTTAAATCTCAAATATAAGATGATTAAGTTACAGTCAGAATAGTCAATCATCCTAATGCCTTGGGCCATACAGTTTTGAAATCATGTCACATTCTCTGTTCACGGCGATCATGGCTGATATTCTCACTAGAAATATTGGGGTTTTTGTGGAAGTAGCAGGCACAATGCATAACTGCATTGTCCCTCAAACCCCCTTTTTGTCCCTCCAAACTGCATTGTTCAGTGCTCTGTCTCTGTTTTCTGTTAATTATGAACATgtctttagtttttagtttgagCATTTATGTGTGTagtacaaattatttaatttgtaaaaaataacttCAATATAGTGGCCATCTTGCTTCCTGCAGTCTCACTATAGTTGTTTTAGGGTCTGCCCTTCTGCACTGCTTGCTATTTGGGATTGATAGCTATGCTTATAGTATAGTGTTACTAATTGAATCTTGTTATTTTCTATATACTGCAGGATTGTACACTGTACTTGTTTCactttcaaatgttttttttttaaaggtattTCTGTAGTCGGAAGTCATGAGACTAACCCTATTAAGGTGTAAAAGATCACTGAAGTAAGTTTTGTCTtttccaacaatttttttttcatatgcatGGCTATGTAATCGAACCCTATCAACATACTTAAGGAATCCAGTCATCTGTACTGGACTTTGTTAGTACATTCAAATGTTCttataaaaggatattctcCTTTTGTTCACCTTACTTGGTAGGACCTTTCAAGGCTAAATAGAAATCCAGGAAAAGTTCATCATTTAAGTGGCCATGCTTTGGAAGGTTGCCTCAGCCAGAGAACTGCGTCCCTATCAAGCCATGGCATTAATTAATATCTGTTCAACTATGAATTCAAGTTTGCCTTTACTGCCAAGACATTAAATACTCGCAAAAATTGCATTGCCTCCTTCATTTTCTATGTGCAGTTGTTGCCCATAGTAGTCCAGCAGATATAAGGCCACCCATGTGAGATTTCAGCTGAATTTattagggtgtgtttgatttgaatttttattttttgaaattataattatttaagtaaaaacttaaatattaaatttgaagtttaaagTATAACATTTACACacgtcattattttttatactatcgaccaataaaaaattataatagatatattttttgaaataattccTATTAAAATCAATACACACTTATCATTTaagataatttatgattagacGATAATATAAAATCTCTTTATATAGataatacatatattatttactcttttttgtgCAGAGAtcccaaattaaaataaaattaaacaatctcATCCTTAATgaccaataaaatataaaaaattgtcttatatTTTCAATTCTAGCATTAATGTTGTGACTATTGCATTTAATgcattatctttaatttatctttcatattattattttttttcatatatcatttatgtataaaattaaaaattaaaaatctttaattaaaagttaataatttaaattatactaaaatacataaatatatgtaaacaaataataaattattaaaatattaataattatttgtaattaattataaaaatgtatattttttactcACTTTAGGTaagtattttcatttattttaaatttataaaaaaataattttattttttcaattgattgaaatatataaaaattaaatttaggcaaatacacacacacaataaTCGGATGTAAAGTCAAATATAAAATGAGAGAAAGCtaagttttatatatttcaataaattaaaaaattaaaactcatttttctaaagttaattaataaaaaactattCACCTAAAGTTTTTTATGATAACTATTTACCTAAAGTGAATAAAGAAtatagatttttataattaattaaaaaacactatctattaagattttaatattttataacataaacttatatattttagtgtaattttaataattaaattttaattaaaaattataattttgtaattttatacataaatgatattaaagagaaattaaaaataatacattaaatgTTATGGTCATAACATTAATAATAGAATTTAAATACAAGATAATTGTCTAAATTTTATTACTCATATTAAAGATGAAGTTATTTAATTCCATTGGGATGAATTAGACAAATCCTTTTTTACATTAACATTTTGAATTAGTACCTCCAATTACTAATTATAACTTGTCTACTATTACTACAAGTTTCAGTTTTCAAACCTATAAAACAAAGTCTTGAATGTTTTTCAATCACTACCATTGTATTCAAATAAGTGTTGGATTTCTTTCTTTACTGATTGTGAAGTTATATCCACGTATGCTATACAGAGTTTTTATGTGTGATATTTGCATTAACTTTGTTAACCATTGCTGAAGTCTGCTTGTAATTTAGGGGTATGGAGCTTATCTGTCCAACAGTTAGGTGCATCGTTTCTTGTTATTCACTTCCTTCTTTGTTACGGGCAATTGTTCATGCCCTAGACAATCCTATGGAAGCAGGTAATCGttattaacaattaattatgGTTGTAAACTTGTAATATACTTACACTGTACTTAATTACATaagaacattttaattaatttatgttttttaagaaaaataattaattcaattaattatattaaatctgttaattatttgtactatcatcttaaaattatctttttcttatttttctatcGATccacttaattgtttttttattaatttttagaaataaaatatataattaaataaaaatatgtaggaaaaaataagtaatgtatttaaaaattaaaaaaaaatatatcatagaaaagtaaaaataattttctaaagtGGTGgatccttttgttttctttttataaggATTATATTATTAAGCGGTGGATTGACTAAAACTATATGCCATATTTTCTGTATCTCAGCACGCGACgcataattttgtttataacaaatgttaattaatatctttagagtattagttaaaaaattaaatgaagaaacttttattttattgaaatgtgtaaaattatgttattcatatttttttttaaaactctcttatgatattataataatactttttattttaatttctgaacCAATGCTTTatgtattgataaaaaaaaaaaaaaaaaacaatgtctTATGTGTTTATATCTGTCTAGCATTTATAACAACGGTACCAGCAATTAATGTCTAACGAGTAATTAAACTTCAATGTATGAGATTTGTTTCTTTGTATCTAGAACAACAAATCATTCGAGTCTTCTATCTTTTCACATTAATTtggtattttaatatttaatagatcacataatttatgttttaacttaattaaatttacagtttaaaatctaattaaattgaTCGATATCCAAATATTTTTAGAAGATCGACGACGAGGGAGACACCCAACTCCCATAAGAACACCAGCAACTTGCATCGATTGTGATTAATGTAAATTTATGATGCTAGTGGGGCGAAGGGCAGAAGATGACACATGCAGAAATGTAGGTACAAAATGTAACACGCATGCAGTATTAGTCTTTGTATCCGATAAAGTATCTATAcctttgataaatattaataagtgtttttaagacattaattaaaaatatttttattataatacctaaaattttagtttatgattttttttatgttcttatataattttcacaataattttttttttaattttttaattaatatcataagaACACTAATCAGTATATATTCATCGATCTCTTTTTTCTAATTCCAATTGAATATTGGCTATCCTATTTGACTATTTTGGTCACGCCGTACTGCAACTTAAATATTAGTGTCGTTGAACACTCTAGTAGGTTGATATATATGAATATGGCGTGTAcactttaattaaaacaaagtgTTAATGAACATGTTAtgtaaaggattgattaaaATATAGGTATGCAGTATGCTTTAGTATATTTCATAAAGTAGGttgatatatatatgaatatggtTTGTACACTTTTAgctttaataaagaaaaagtttGAATTTGTGAGGATTGATAtgaaatattcttttctttactgtaaaaaaaggattaattatttcatataaGGAAATAAAATCCTTGGCAAATGTAAACATAAATATACTATACGAACGTGACGATGCCTTGCTAGGAAATCCATAGATGTGGTAAATAAAGCCAATGGAATTCCttgtaactaaaataattttcttcacataatctaatttatttttaaattacaaatattttattactcaAGTCattctttataataaaataaatcaaaacagTTTACATGTgttctaatttattttcaaaactacAAGTTCCTTGATAGTTTGATAGATCCTTataattaaactatttaatatataaaataaattggatAATATATCATCATATATATTGTCATGAAATCATGAAAACTATAAACAAcatgtagaaaaataaaattttgttcctaaaataagatttttatagTCATTGATAAGATATAacttgaattaaattattttaatttgaatttgaaatcttatttttataataattgtttggaataaaattaatttttgttgtgaaCTTCTTTGACaagtagaataaaaaaaaagttaattttcaaTATGCAGGCTCCTCTGAGTAAAAAACTTTTTTcctgattgaaaaaaaaactcacaatgCATCATCTCTCTTGTTTCTATGTAATAGCTATCTAAATTTTTAGGGCAATATGTCCACTTAACTATTagcatatttaaaaacaaaattctttttgtttctgattaataaatcaaatatctccatgtaaaaatatataatcaaaagGATATATCATATGATCGAcataatatcatatattattaaattttatctcaATAAGCAAAATCTTGATACAATCCTATAAATTATATACTACAATTTATCTCTATATATTGCAATCATATAATATATCtaatatgtatataataatataaaattttttcatatattatcaatataatataataatctatTCATGAAAAGAAATCACCAATAAAAAATTGACACATATTAGTATATGTGATATTTCACATATTATTGCTAACAATGAATTATAGATCAATTTAAATATCTCTTCAAAATTTCTAAACatctaaataaatatatcacaatatataaatgtatattttGTGAACAACTTCGGCATGTTTCATACTCAAGAGCATATCCTACAAACAAGAGATATCACATATCTAATAATCCAATATAATGACTATGCATCTTGGCATGTTTCAGATTCAACAAAACACATATTTTTACAACAATTGCAATATGTTTGATGGCACCAAGAAAAAACATTAcacttttagaagaaaaaacaaattccacaatatatttttaaatacaaaagacCCATGACTCTCATACCAATTGATAGTTATATAGAATTATACCCAACACTTGCACTGAAAAATTATAATccatttttcattcaaaatatacaataataacaaatagagaaaaatagatTTGTGTACCCAAATGCGTGTTTTTGAAGCAACAAAAAAATTTTCTTCGACAGTGTCAAGTACGTGTATCGACACACATAGACCAAACTCTCTGctatcaactatcaactatcaactgATAAGTGAAactttaaagagaaaattatcTTTATACTTTTGTGGTCTAAAACTAGACTTgaatttttctaatttgtttCTGGTAGACTTCGTTTTTAGGTcgatgtttctatttataatgtTAGAGAGATATGGATTTGACcctttttttaaagagaaaaagaaaagattttatttaaaataatttcatatctctttatctttataaaaaaaataaaaattatttcatatcttttattttaagaaactttCTAGTATAAGACAAAGATAATTCATGATTAATAACATGACTAATTATGATAACTACTCACATCCTGatatatagtaataaaatattattcttactTTTATGGACAACTTCCATATCTATAAAATAAtactcttttttatattaattatattattggtgctaacaaagaatataataatattctactaaaatatttatttgattaaattaaattctctaatttaattatcaaataaattattttcttttacaaaaattGAAACACTAGTTTGTGTGTAACCTCATAGATTCAATACTAAATCGATAATTTGCTAATCAAGGTAGAGCAACACTTTTTAACGTCTGGATAACataaagtaacatttttttacctTCAGGAACCAATagaagaataatgtaatattttcttccattatttaTAACTTAAGATTAACTCTAGAGTGtactattattttcaaaatctaatAAGCTAACACATTTAATCAATAAATGACTTAAGAgtctattttcttctttcattcaataTTACCTTGACCAAGATCTTAATTATCATAGAGCTCGAACTCATTACCAAGAGTTCATGAATTctttcttgattaatcattaattctacaagtatttaatcatatccaatattcattcaactagTGTCCTAAGACATTAtgtgttcaaaatttaaatataataaataacttattGATTAATATGATAATCTCATGTCAAATGAAACtactatatttctttttaagaaCTTTCTATTGACATATTAAGATAATATTAACGGttagaaatttttaattgagtCAGCTTAATAATAACATCCACATATACATCATTtatatatgcaatttaataaaatgagatctattaatttttatctaataaagatcattatatatatatatatatatatatatatatatatatatatatatatatatatatatatatatatatatatatatatatatatatatatatatatatatatatatattcaatatcTTATTCACAATAATCCTACAATAAagaacaatttaaattaaaattataaaagacttattttttattttcataatctctaatatgataacaaatcttttattttaatcaaggaTCTTATTAGGTTAACTATTTTATCAaacagtataaaaataataaagaaataataatattttattattaaactgATTAATGATGTATTAGATCTTAGACATAcacaattattaaattttagacaAACACAATTATTTCCAACATAAACTACACAAAATTAAGGACTGTTCACaagtttaaataatctatcaatTCAATCCAATCCGACTTGACCTAAATACATTAATTTGGATTTTGATATTGTTCGGATCAAATGCAACTTGTTCAAATTTGATGACCTCCGATTtaagtgatattttttattttcaaacccTTGAATCTGGTGATGCAATCTgttgacatgattttttttaattattatatatttttacattttacatttttaattttgaaatatttctagaaacatatttaattttgtagacCCAATAGATACAACTTGACCCATCGTTGATCATGTTCGTTCGGTTTgaattttacaagaaaaatgCACCAACTTGACCTGACCCAAATCAAATTAGTTAAAGCCAAATTCAACACTTGGACATTCCTGCAAAAATTTACTGGAATTAATTTCTGTTCAAGTTTGTTTTCTTGAGTGATACAGATATACCATTA
This window harbors:
- the LOC100816758 gene encoding LOW QUALITY PROTEIN: mitochondrial import inner membrane translocase subunit TIM50 (The sequence of the model RefSeq protein was modified relative to this genomic sequence to represent the inferred CDS: inserted 1 base in 1 codon; substituted 7 bases at 7 genomic stop codons), with protein sequence MRDAYLTLFDTAYSLDEINGKMRSFCELAKYSASDGATVLDKFQGLLYSTSTSVPTKAXSFYLDVRRLIEEQIQSYTEPYSDKLLPDLLPKEQDVFTLDLDLNETLVHYIXTLRLQLXRDTSWXTFKRPVVDAFFEHLAQFYEIVVYTNEQDMVTXSCLLHLLNGYILFPVLDRXYTKHXIRYMLLRPATKYQDGKHFRDLSRLNRNPGKVHHLSGHALEGCXQPENCVPIKPWH